The DNA sequence CTCGGCGATGACCTGCCACTTGGACTCCATGATGTCCATGGAGGTCTTGCGGCGGCCCTCGGCGATCTTGTCGAGCTGCTCGGCGAAGTCGCGCAGGTAGTTCTTGCCGCCGTCGTCGATGAGCATGCCCATCGCCTTGGCGTACGACTTGGCCAGGTCGTCCGGCATGACCTCGGCGATGTCGTGGATCGACTTGTCGATCAGTGACGACATCCGGTCCAGCTTGCGGCCCAGTCCTGAGTAGGGCCGTCGGCTCTCGTAGGCGAGGTCCTCGTCGGCGTCGATGAGCTTCTCCCCGGTGAGGATGAAGATCATCGCGTTGACCTCGGGCGATGCCTGGATGCTCATCGGGGGCCGTCCTGGACACCGTGCGGGCAGGACGGAGCGGCCGCTCCCGGCGTGGTGCGGGAGCGGCCGGCGGTGCGGAGGTGGTCAGCGGCGGCCATGCCCGCCCGGGCCGCCGTCGCCGTTCAACCCGTTGGTCCTGATGCGGTTGTCGCCCCGCTCGATGTCCTCGAGGTTGCGGTCGCGGGTGTCCTTCATCATCCGGACCTGGCTGACCGTGGCGTCGGTGATGCCGACCAGCGCGTCGCGGATGGACATCATCGTTTCCTTGGTGGTCTGCCGCTCCTTCTGCTCCTGCGGCTTGGCCTTCTCGGCGAACTCGCCTTCCGTGCCGGGCCACCTGACCGTGGGCGCCAGCTCGTCGAGGAACTCCTCGGTGATGCTCGAGGCGAGGGTGCCGATCTCCTCCAGCTGCCTCGCCAGCGCCTCGATGCGGTGCGGGTCGACGTAGTACCGCTGCCCCATGGTCAGTCCTCCCCGTCCTCTCCGAGCGCGTCCCGCCAGGCGGGGGTGGCCGCCTGGCCGTCGCGCGCCGTGTCCTCGTCGTCCTCGCGCAGTACCTCGGGACCGAAGATCCGCTCCCAGTCCAGCTCGAAGCCCTTCAGTTCCGGCACGTTGCTGCTGGGCTCGGCGAAGGGCGCCATCGCCTTCATCACGTGGCGGTTCATCTTCAGGCGGGCCGCGTTCGCCGCCTCCAGGACGCTGGCGGCCAGCTCCTGGGGGGACATGTCGCGGTACTTGCTCTCCAGGAACTCGATCCCGGCCAGTTCACCCTGCGGGCCCACGGTGGCGCGGACCGCGCGGTCGGAGGAGAGCACCGCGAACGACGCCTGCCGCAGTTCGCGTTCGGTGCGCGCGACCGCTTCCTGGGCCGCCTGGAGTTCGGCCATCGCCTTCTCGAGGCGCTTCTCCAGCGGTTCCGTCACGGCCGCTCCTGCCCTTCTGCGTCGCCCGATTCATCAACTGCCCTGCTGATCCTGCCTGGTGAGGCCCTCGCCGCGGAAGCCGGGGCCTGGTGGGATTCGTCTCCGCGCGGTGGTCGTGCGCGGGGCCGCGCGGTGCTCACCGCCCGATGACGGCCGGGGTGCCGCCGTCCTCGGTGCCCCACACGTCCGTGTCCTCCTCCAGGTAGTCGGCGGAGCTGGTGACCCTGCGGCCCTGCTCCGTCTCCTCCTCGGGGGTGTCGCCGCCGGTGGTCGCCACCCGGGAGGCCGGCGCCAGGAAGGTGTCGCTGTCCTCCTGGCGGTTCCACGGGCTGCGTCGGCGGCGGTTGCGGCGCTCGCTCTCCTCCGCCGCGTCGACCAGGACGGCGCGCACCCGCTCGCCGTTGCCCTTGTCCCCGCCGGCGCCCATGCCGCCCATGCCGCCGCCCATCGGCATCCCAGGGCTGCCGGGTGTGCCGGGCGCGCCGGGGGTGCCGGCCGTGGCGGCGGGTGCGAGCGGGGTGCCCTCGCTCGCGGCGGCACCGTCGGAGAGGGGCTCGGCACCGAGTCCGCCGGAGCCGTCCGGGGAGAAGGAGTCCGCCCCGGACAGGCCGCCGCCGGACGCGCCTGCGCCGACGCCGCCGCCGAGTCCCAGATCGGAGAGGGACACGTCCCGGCTGCCGTTTCCGCCACTGGTCCCGTTGAGGTCGCCGAGGCTGCCGAGGTCGTCGAGTACGCCCGAATCGCCGCGGCCGCCTTGCGAGTTGAGGTCGTGCAGGTTCACCGTCTCGGTGTTGCCCTTGGCGTCGGTGACGGTGGCGATGCCGGTGTCCGGGTCGATGACCTGGGTGCTGCCGTCCGGGAACGTGGTGGTCAGCTTGCCGTTGTCCAAAACGGTGGTGGAGCCGTCCGGGTTGGTCACCTTCGCGCCGTGGGTGAGGTCGGTGGTCGTGCTGGACCCGTCCGCGTCGGTGGTGGTGAGCGTCCCGGTGTCCGGGTCGAAGACGGCCTTGCTGCCGTCCGCGAAGGTTGTGGCGAAGTCGTCGCCCTGAAGTGCGGTGTGACCGCCCGTCGGGGTCTCCAGGCCGGCCCGGTCGGTGTTGAGGTTCCCGAGGTCGCCCAGGTCGCCGATGGACTCCGTGGGCAGATCGGGGTTGAGGTCGCCCAGGTCGCCGAGCCCGTTCTGGCTGTTGAGGTTGCCCAGGCTGCCGAGGTTCTCCGTGGTGGTTCTGCCGTCCGGGTCGGTGGTGGTGGTCTGCCCGGTCGTCGGGTCGACGGTCTGCTTGGTGCCGTCGGGGAACGTCGTCGTCAGCTTGCCGTCGTCGCCGAGCGAGGTGACCGAGCCGTCCGGGTTGGTCACCTCGGCACCGTTGCCCAGGTCGGTGGTGGTCGTCGAGCCGTCCGGGTGCGTGGTGGTGAGCGTCCCGCTGTCCGGGTCGAAGCTGGTACGGCTGCCGTCCGCGAAGTCGGTCGTCAGGTCGCCGCCGCTGGTCAGCTGGGTGCTGCCGCCGGTCGGGGTGTCGAGCACGCCGTCGCCGCCGCCGAGGCCGCTGTTGAGGCCGTCGAGGCTGCCCAGGTCGGTCGTGGTGGTCGTGCCGTCCGGGTTGGTCGTGGTGGTCTGCCCGGTCGTCGGGTCGACGGTCTGGGTGGTGCCGTCGGGGAACGTCGTCGTCAGCTTGCCGTCGTCGCCGAGCGAGGTGACCGAGCCGTCCGGGTTGGTCACCCGGGTGCCGTCGCCCAGGTTCTGCGTGGTGACGCTGCCGTCCGGATGGGTCGTGGTGAGCGTCCCGCTGTCCGGGTCGAAGCTGGTGCTGCTGCCGTCCGGGAAGTCGGTGGTGAGCTTGCCGTCGTTGAGCTGGGTGTTGCCGCCGGTCGGGGTCTTGAGGGAGCCGCCGCCGGTGTTCAGGCCGCCGAGGCTGCCGAGGTTCTCGGTGATCGCGTCGTTGGCGGCGTTGTTCGTCCCGCCCGGTCCGTTGTTCAGGTTCCCGAGGTTGCCCAGATTCGTGGTGACCGGCGGCGGGGTGCTCGTGAGAGCCTCCTGGTCACCGCCCGGGTTGTTCACGTCGCCGAGGTTGCCCAGGCTCTCCGTGACCGTGGTCGGGTTGAGCAGTTCGTCGATGTTGCCGAGGTTCTGCTCGGTGACGGCGCCCGGGTCGTTGATGCCGCCGAGGCTCTCCTGCATGGCCTTGGTCTGCTCCTCGGCCTCCCGCTTGGCCTCCTCCTGCTCACGCCGCTGCTCCTCGCGGAGCTCGTCCTGGTACTTCTTGTCCTCATCGCGCTGCTGGTTCTGCTCGTTGC is a window from the Streptomyces sp. NBC_00299 genome containing:
- a CDS encoding AAWKG family protein (Members of this family are unrelated to eukaryotic Tcp10, although some members contain a repetitive region similar to a C-terminal repeat region of Tcp10.), with the translated sequence MADRYDPNSVANLDKFDNAGDPSSDTWATLVTHITGYPVPDRNTVFDTLRSEHGGKLFRMDIKERSLSLLVKDSGFLTNKGEDYDIWFFDSGKKRSIMQARIVFEGRVKDGEEIIFAGPGSDNVHDAQVREGNEFTDYNKDKMSTIPLARYMNGPRAALLALLGGNTQDARFSNLGVPGADVVDLNSFNTTGESFDFAAKFFRDHAVVLKDWEDRFGRDDASWKGEAAEVFRSLLKKIRENYDSYVETFDSNPGSGDETGTGNTVYSRALSLGRKYLVDSANKLLEAWLAWAKSPYYDPHQVLRYVLDDLAQWVDANNVAKTDIKSYTSRYTTTVSHSPQGGFSQVHPEYGDLTDIANWAKVGDKAVKIWSQGVDEFLGKPAAQVQSNLNNHFLDLGDDFSDNVPKPKSTSTAAEEYEERKAEEQQEEINRQNEENRKYQDELRAEQERQREEDRKYQEELREEQRQQREEDKKYQDELREEQNQQREEDKRLQDELRNEQNQQRDEDKKYQDELREEQRREQEEAKREAEEQTKAMQESLGGINDPGAVTEQNLGNIDELLNPTTVTESLGNLGDVNNPGGDQEALTSTPPPVTTNLGNLGNLNNGPGGTNNAANDAITENLGSLGGLNTGGGSLKTPTGGNTQLNDGKLTTDFPDGSSTSFDPDSGTLTTTHPDGSVTTQNLGDGTRVTNPDGSVTSLGDDGKLTTTFPDGTTQTVDPTTGQTTTTNPDGTTTTTDLGSLDGLNSGLGGGDGVLDTPTGGSTQLTSGGDLTTDFADGSRTSFDPDSGTLTTTHPDGSTTTTDLGNGAEVTNPDGSVTSLGDDGKLTTTFPDGTKQTVDPTTGQTTTTDPDGRTTTENLGSLGNLNSQNGLGDLGDLNPDLPTESIGDLGDLGNLNTDRAGLETPTGGHTALQGDDFATTFADGSKAVFDPDTGTLTTTDADGSSTTTDLTHGAKVTNPDGSTTVLDNGKLTTTFPDGSTQVIDPDTGIATVTDAKGNTETVNLHDLNSQGGRGDSGVLDDLGSLGDLNGTSGGNGSRDVSLSDLGLGGGVGAGASGGGLSGADSFSPDGSGGLGAEPLSDGAAASEGTPLAPAATAGTPGAPGTPGSPGMPMGGGMGGMGAGGDKGNGERVRAVLVDAAEESERRNRRRRSPWNRQEDSDTFLAPASRVATTGGDTPEEETEQGRRVTSSADYLEEDTDVWGTEDGGTPAVIGR
- a CDS encoding YbaB/EbfC family nucleoid-associated protein, with the translated sequence MTEPLEKRLEKAMAELQAAQEAVARTERELRQASFAVLSSDRAVRATVGPQGELAGIEFLESKYRDMSPQELAASVLEAANAARLKMNRHVMKAMAPFAEPSSNVPELKGFELDWERIFGPEVLREDDEDTARDGQAATPAWRDALGEDGED